The genomic interval CGTGTCGAACATGTGAGAGTCGCGGAGGTTCCAGGACGCCCGAGAGCCGTAATACATCGTGCGATAATACTGCTCCGCCGCCCTGACGAGCGCCGCGTTCTGCTCGGCGTCGAGAAAGCGTTCGCCGTCGTGAAGTTCGAATTGCTGGCGCTTCTCCAGAAGCTCGACAAGCATGTGGGTGACGTCGCGTTCGCAACTCCTGTAGTAGCCGAGCAGCGCCGCATGACCGTAGGCTGCCGGGTCCGCCTCCCACGGCGTCAGACACCCATAGCGGTGACGCGCGACCGCGGCGAGGTCAGGGTCAACATCCTCCAGATAAGAGACCACCTGCCGGACCGAGGAATACAGGCTGTAGAGGTCCAGACCGTAGAACGCGGCGCGCTGATCCCAGGGCCGCTCCGTATTGTGAGCGTGCAGCCAGTCCACGAAGGCGCGAGTCTCTTCGTTGCGCCACATCCAGGTCGGGAAGCGGGAGAACGCTGTCCATTCTGACGGCGGAATATCGCGCTGGCGGACATAGTGATCGATCCGGGCCGCGTCCGGCCAGTCGCCCTCGATGGCGACGAAGCCGAAGCCTTTCTCCGCGATTAGCCGCTTGGTGATCTCGGCCCGCAGCCGATAGAACTCGGAAGTGCCGTGGCTTGCCTCGCCGATCAGCACGACGCGCGCATCGCCGATCCGCTCAAGCAGCGGCGTCAGGTCGGCGTCAGCGACATCGGTGAAGGAGGTGCCGCTGCTGGCGATCGCGCCGGGCAGCGACATGCTGACAGCCGGCGCCTTCTGGATCACGCGGGGGCGCGAGCGCTGCGCCTCTTCTTCCTCCAGTTCCCAGCCTTCGCGGCCTATCAGCGGAACGAACCGCACATCGGCGATGTCCTCCCGCTCGTAATCGTCCTCGCCCGTGCGGGTGATGCGGATAAGTTCCTGGGCGCGCGGGTCCGTGCCGATCGGCACGACCATGCGCCCGCCGGTCCTGAGTTGATGGAGCAGCGCGCGGGGCACGCGTGGCGCGCCCGCCGATACAAGGATCGCATCGAACGGCGCCTCCTCGGCCCAACCCTCGGTTCCGTCGGCATGTCGAACATGGACATTGGTATAGCCGGCGTCCGAAAGGTTGCCGGCCGCGGTCGTGGCGAGTTGCGCGACGCGCTCGATCGCGAAAACGTCCTTCGCGATTTCCCCGAGAACGGCCGCGGCGTAGCCCGACCCGGCACCGACCTCCAGCACCTTCTCGCCGCCCTGGAGGGCGAGCGCCTCGACCATATAGGCGACGATGTAGGGCTGGGAGATCGTTTGCCGGCCCGGAATGGGCAACGGCTGGTCCTCATACGCGTGGGGCGCCAGCTCCTCCGGCACGAACTTTTCGCGCGGGACGCTGTTCATGGCACCCAGAACCAGCATGTCCCGGACACCGCGCGCCGCGATATGGCGTTCCACCATCTCCGCGCGCAACCGCTGGAAATCCGGCTGGTCGCCGCGGTCGTTATCGGGAGCCATGAATGCCTGCCAGTCCGGCCATTGCTACTGTGATGGCTCAGGCGTGGTGTGCAGACACCGCCTCGGCCAGTTCCCCCGCCAATTCGTGCGAAGCCGCGCTGGAGACGTCACCCATGCTCAGGATGCCGACCATGCGCTTGTTCTCATCAATGACGGGCAGCCGGCGGATCTTCTTCTCCTCCATGATGCGCAACGCGTCGCCGAGCTCCTCGTTTGCGCGGCAGTAGACGATCCCCGCGCTCATCACGTCGCGGGCGGTCATGCTGGAGATGTCACGCCCGTCAGCCAGAGCGCGGATCACGATGTCGCGGTCGGTCACCATGCCAATCAGCCGGTCGTTTTCGCCGATCGGAATGGCGCCGATGTCTTCTTCGCGCATCTTGCGGGCCAGTTCGCTCAGGGGCGTGTCGGGGCTGACCCATTCGACGCCTTCGTGCATGGCTTCGCGTACTTTCATCATACCCTCCGTATGGTCTAGGGGGCGGTCCGGCGCGTTTCGATCTGTCGGCCGAAACGCCTTTGCCGGTCCTTCTGATGAAAGCATAACGCGCTGCAACCGCGAGGCTTTAACAACCGTCAAAGCTTCGCAGTCAGTAGCGGTAGAGCGCCGCCACCGGGCCCAACTGCTCGCGGACATCTTCGGGCAGCGTACGAACATCACCGCCCTGCGCCAGCGTGCGCAGCGCCGCGAAGTTGAGCAGATCCTCATTCTCTGCGGATGCCGCGTGGTCGATGCGGATGACGCGGTAGGTCGGATCGTAGATACCCCAGACCGTCTCGCCGGCGGACACGAAGACGGTATCGACCCGGCCTTCCTCGGTGGCCTTGATAATGCCTTCGAGGTTACGGGTGACGTCAGGCACCTCGCCTTCGACGTGGTTGCGCAGCCGCTCGCGCAGTTCCGTGCGCTCTTTGGTCAGCACCGGCTCGACGACCGGCCAGGTCTTCCCGTGGAGTTCGGCTTCGCTGAGCGGGCCGGGGTCGGCGGCGACATGGTCAGGCACGACGCGGCGATATTCGAGGTGCTGCGCCAGGTAGCCGAGCGTGCGCGGCAAAGCGATCAGGACCAGCGGCGCCTCGCTGTTCGCCAGATGCGCGTCTACCGCCTTGGCGATATCCCGGGTGTAATGGTCAAGCACGATGCTCGCGTAGTCGTCCGGGCTTTCGCCAAGCGCGGCGAATTGCGGCGTGTCGGTGCCGCCAACCTGCTGGCCACGGTCGCGCGCGTGGAAGCCGACATCCCGGTCGAATTCGGTGCGCTGCCACACCTTCTCGGCACTTTCCGGCATGTCGGGCACGCGGATTTGCCGCAGCCCCTCCTGCGTACCGTTGAAGAAGCGCGCGCCCTCCTCCGTCACAGCGAGGACATGGAAGCGGCCCTTGTCGCGCAGTATCGGAATGAGGGGGCGAATATGGTAGCGGTTGGCAACCACCGTCAGCTCGGGGACTGGCTGGGGCAACTTCACCCAGCGTGTGCTGCCCGGCTCGATGAAGACGGCCAGCCCTTCGTCCTGGTACTGCCAGAACACATCGTCCTTGTCGCGAGCGGCGGCCTCGGCCACCAGTTCCGCGACATCACTCTCGCGCCAGCCCGCCTGTGTCAGTTGCCGCTCCACCTCCTTCAGTCCATTCGACAGCCGGATCGGATCCTGCTGACATTCCGGGTAGGTCGGATGTGTTGGAAAAAAGAGGCTGACTCGCGGAAAGCCTTCCGACCCCGCGAGGGTCTGCAGCGTTGACGTCATGTTATGCACCTTCCCGAACTGGCGACGAGAGCGTTGCTATCGAATCGTTTTTCTGGGTCGCCAATTTAGGTCCGTGCGGCTTCACCTGACAAGGCCGACATGCTTTCGGTCGCCTGGCGCATGACCTCGCTGGTACCGCCCGCGGCCTTGCTGGAGAGTCGCGACAGCTCGCTAAACTCCTCCTGATAGTCCTGCGCCATGCGCCTCGAGAACTGCGTGCAGGTGTCCATGAAAGCCTGCGGCGTCTGCGTCTTGCGCAGTTGCTCCATGAACTGAGCGTCCTTCTCCAGCCGCTTGCTGACGAACTCGCACCACTCCCGCGACGCCTCTGCGGCGGTGTGCCACATCTTCGACTGCATTTCGATCATCGATGCATTGGCCGACAGCATCGGCTGCATCATGCGTGTGAACATCTCCGGGGCGGGCTGCATAAGATTGGAAAATTGATCGAAGGGGTTGCCGTTGCCCGATTGACTCTTGTACTCGCTCGACATTCTTGCTGCTCCTGTGAATTGATTTCAGCGCGCTCAGAGAACGCCGCAACTGCTTGATTTCGCCGGTCAAATACCAAATTCGCCTTCTGGCTGCGACATCAAGCAGGCAGACTTTCCCAGTGTTGCTGTGTCGAGCATAAACGGCGCGTTACACTGATACATTGATCCATGTTAAAACCTGCGCTTTGCAAAAATAATTCTGAATGCACCCCAACCACTTGATCAAATTCAGACATTGTCTCTCGGGATCCAGCTGTTCCAGCTTTTGCAAACCAGGCGGTGTTCGCCCTCCGCGTCGGTTTCGTATGCGTCAAGGTCGGCCCGGATGTGAAACCACTCGGGGTTTGAGGTGAGCACCGTCCGCGTGACGGTGCGCGCGCCCCAGTCGCCGCGCCGGAGACCGCGCTGCCAGAGCGTCTCGCCACGCACGGAATCGAAATCGTTGCCGCGCGATCGATACCACTCCTCGCTTTTCGTCTGCACGACAAGGTCGATATCGTCGATCCGGTACGTGCCGCTGTCGTTGACCACCTCCAGCACCGACGTATCCGTCGCGTAGTCGCGGTGGAGGGTCCAGCGGTGCTCCTCCGGTCGGATCATCGTGCGCTTGAGCGGCGGTGCGCCTTCAGCCTCTTCGAACGGCCGCAAGGCCTCATCCTCGTGTGGCCGCGCGGGGCGCTTCGGAAGCGTCAGCCTGCAGTTGTTCAGATGGACGGTGAGCCGCACCGGACGGGGTGGCGGCCAGGCGAGCGGCCAGTAGGATGTCGACAGCGACAGCCGGATGCGATGCCCGCGCGGGAACGAATGCGCAATGTCGTTGAGCTGGAGTTGCACGCGATACTTCCGGTCCGGCTCCAGCGGCTCCGGGTTCTCGCTGCTGTTGCGGTGAGTCAGGTTGAGCAGGCCGTAGGTGACGCGGGTCGCTTCGCCGTTCGGGCGGGTGTCGGAAATTCGCGCGGCGATCATCGCCACGGGCTGGTCTACCGAAACTTCCAGCTCGATAACCGGCGCGCCGAGAATTTCCATGGTCTCTTCGAGCGGCTCGCTCTCGAAGACCAGGGCCCCGCCGTCCTCCTGCCGCTGGTCATGGGCAAGGTCCGGCCCGGAAGCGTAGGAACACCACTTGCCCGCGAACATGCCGACGGTAAGCGGTGACTGGATCGACTGGACGGTTTCCTCCAGGCGCGGCGGCATAACCGGTTGCGTCTCGGGTACCAGGCCGGCCGGGATCAGAGCCCAGTGCGTGTCAATGGTGTTCGGCGACGGCCAGTCGCGTTCGGCGACCCAACGGCCCGGACGCTCTTGATAGCTGGTCGTGGGCGGGACACTGTCCTGCATCCAAACGCGCAGCATCGGCTCGTCCATGACGCCGGTATCGGCCCCCTTGAGCCAGTGGTCCCACCAGCGCACCGCCTCCTGGAGGAAGCCAATCGCCGGGCCGGGAACGCCGAAATGCGGATAGCGGTGTCCCCACGGGCCGATCAGCCCCTTCCGCGGCACCTTCAGGTTGGTCAGAAGACGAAAGACGGCGTTGGAATACCCGTCCGCCCAGCCGCCAACGGCGAAGACCGGGCACTGCACGGCCTCGTAATCCTCGCAAATGGAGCCATGCTTCCAATATGCATCGCGGCGCTGGTGCTGCAGCCATTTCTCCAGCCACAGACCGCTACCCTCCAGGCGCTCCAGCCAGATTTCGCGCCATCGCTCGCCCACGATCGCGGGATCGGGCGGCAGACTATTATAGGCGAACATGACGGATGCCCAGGACAGATTATCGCCCAGCAGACACCCGCCCATGTGGTGAATGTCGTCGGAATAGCGGTCATCCGTGGAGCTGAGGGTGATGATCGCCTTGAGAGCCTCTGGTCGCAGCGCGGCGATCTGGAGCGAATTGAAGCCGCCCCATGAAATGCCCATCATGCCAACATTGCCATCACACCATGGCTGTTCGGTCAGCCAGTGAATGACGTCAACGCCATCGTCCAGCTCCTGCTGAAGATATTCGTCCTTGAGCACGCCCTCGGACTCGCCGCTGCCGCGTAGGTCCACACGCACGCAGGCATAGCCATGGCCCGCCATGTACGGGTGCGTGATCGCGTCGCGGAGGGCGGTTCCGAACCGCTTGCGATACGGAATGTACTCGAGAATCGCCGGCACCGGCGCATTCTCCGACCCCTTGGGACGCCAGATGCGCGCGGCCAGGCGCACGCCATCCGGCATCTCGATAAAAACGTTTTTCTCCTCCTCCACCTCATGGGGGAGGTCCTCTGCCACCTTCATGTGTTCGCCTCTTCGATCGAACTGAATGCGAACGGCAGCAAGCTACAAACCTTGTCGTACTTGTGCATGAGCTCGTCTTCGCTGCCGGCGCCGAGAAAAATCTCGGCGATCTCGAAGCTGTAACTATCCTGGTAGAGCAGGTGCGAAAGACGCTGCCCCTCCTCGACCATCAGGCGGACCATCCCCTCGGGGAACTCCGCGATCACGCGCGCGATGTCTTGCGGCCCGGGCACCCTTGTGACCACGCAGTCGTCGAAGACGCGCATCATGAACTTGCCCGCGAGGCGATGGTGCCCCTGCCGGTGCGGCATCGACGGCCTGCGGCCCATCGCCAGGTCGATCGCGACTTTCTGGTGCGTCTCCCCGTCCACGAGCATGAACAACGGGCTATGCGACTTGGAAATCCGCGCATTAATCTCCAGCAACCAGATGCAGTCCGTGCCCGAATCCCAATAGAATTCAATGTTGAACGGCGCGTTGCGATAGCCGATGTGCTTGACCAGTTGGCAGGCGGCCTCCTTCATCCGCATCTGCGCTTGGCCCGGCAGCCGCGACGGATACTGATACCGCGCGAAGCTTGACTGGCGCTCGCCCTCGCGGACGGAGTCGATGATGCCATAGACCTCGACCTCATCCTCATAAGCGTAGCCTTCCAGCGTGCACTGATGGCCCGCCGAGATGATTTCCTCGGCGATGCAGTAGTAGCCGCCGATCGGCGCGATCTCCGGGGGCGTGTTCACGCGCTGGAGGAATTCGTTAAAGGCGTCGGCGAAATCGGCGATGTTGTCGCGGATGATGGGAAGGGCGGCGCGGAAGTCCGCCTCGTCCGCGATCTCGAAACCGAGATAGGAGGAGTGCGCCTTGATCGGCTTGATCCAGAACGGATAGGAAAGGTTCAGGTGCCCGAGCGGGTCATCCAGGAACGGATCCACAGCAAAAAAGCGCGGCAGGAGGTCGGGCAACACTTCTTTCTGGACGCAGCGCGACCAGTATTTGTGCTCACACTTCGCCACCGCTTCCAGACTCGGCCCGGACAGCCCGAATTCCTTCTGCAACATTGGCGCGAGCGCCGAACTGGGGAAATCCCAGTACCCGATAATCGCGTCGACCGACCCGTCGAAATTGTACAGGCACGTTTCCGCAGTGCGCAGCAGCTCGTCGAACTCGATATGGCTGGAGGCCGGGCGCACGGCCTCTTCGTAGGTTAGCAGCGTGTGAAACGCATAATCCTTGGCCCCCTCCATCTGCTCAAGGAGTGCCAGATTGAATGGCTCCAGCCCGATAACGAATATGTTCTTCATCACCCCCGCCTTACCGGTTGGACGACGATTACAGGACCGGCTGCCGACGAACCGGTGCAACACCCTTGGCTTCTCCGATCGGCAGGTAGAGGGCGTGCAGCCGATGGGGCACAAGCGCAGCGTTCAGAACTGACTGGCCGTTTCGTGAAATCATCACGAGGATCAGACATTAGCCGGGTGTTCAGCGGCATTAACAACGATCAGTGCGCCCATGCGCTAGCCAAGCCAAGGAGCCGGCACCATGGACATCGTCACGATGGGATTTCTCGCCAGTCTGGCTGCCGGTCTGTTCACCGGGGTCGGGGCGCTACCCGTATTGTTCGGCAAGACCGTCCCGCGCTGGCTGAATGACACGCTCCTCGGTTTCGCAGCGGGCGTGATGCTGGCCGCATCGTTTTTTTCGCTCATTATCCCGGGTGTTGATATCGCGAAAGAGCAATACGGTTACGCAGCCGTCGCTGCCGGGATTGCGGTTGTGGGGGTGGTGCTCGGCGTGGCCTTCGTGGCCGGCCTGAACCGCTGGATTCCGCACGAACATTTCCAGCTCGGCCATCAGGGGCCGGAGGCGAAAGGGCTTGGAAAAATCTGGCTGTTCATCTTCGCGATCACGATCCACAACCTCCCGGAGGGGCTGGCCGTCGGGGTGGGCTTCGGCAGCGGCGACATCGCCAAGGGTGTGACCCTCGCCACAGGGATCGGTCTGCAGAACGCGCCCGAAGGGCTGGCCGTGGCTGTCGCGCTACTGTCCTACAACTACTCCCGGCTCTATGCGGTGACGGTCGCCGCGCTGACGGGGCTGGTCGAGCCCGTCGCGGGGCTGGCTGGCGCCTATGCCGTCACCGTTTCGCAGCTCCTGCTGCCCTGGGCGCTTACCTTCGCCGCGGGCGCTATGCTTTATGTCATCAGCCACGAGATAATTCCCGAGACGCACAGCCACGGCTTCGAGAACGAGGCGACGCTTGGTCTGACCATAGGCCTGGTTATGATGATGTTTCTCGACGTGGCGTTTGCCTGAGGTTAAGGCGCGGGCGCATCTGGCGTGCTTGAGTTCATGGTCAAGTCGCTGCTTAAGGGGTGCGTTCATGGCAAGAGACGCGCAAAAGCAGATGCTGGGAGCACTGCTCGACCGATACGGCCAGACCTACGC from Dichotomicrobium thermohalophilum carries:
- a CDS encoding protein-L-isoaspartate(D-aspartate) O-methyltransferase — encoded protein: MAPDNDRGDQPDFQRLRAEMVERHIAARGVRDMLVLGAMNSVPREKFVPEELAPHAYEDQPLPIPGRQTISQPYIVAYMVEALALQGGEKVLEVGAGSGYAAAVLGEIAKDVFAIERVAQLATTAAGNLSDAGYTNVHVRHADGTEGWAEEAPFDAILVSAGAPRVPRALLHQLRTGGRMVVPIGTDPRAQELIRITRTGEDDYEREDIADVRFVPLIGREGWELEEEEAQRSRPRVIQKAPAVSMSLPGAIASSGTSFTDVADADLTPLLERIGDARVVLIGEASHGTSEFYRLRAEITKRLIAEKGFGFVAIEGDWPDAARIDHYVRQRDIPPSEWTAFSRFPTWMWRNEETRAFVDWLHAHNTERPWDQRAAFYGLDLYSLYSSVRQVVSYLEDVDPDLAAVARHRYGCLTPWEADPAAYGHAALLGYYRSCERDVTHMLVELLEKRQQFELHDGERFLDAEQNAALVRAAEQYYRTMYYGSRASWNLRDSHMFDTLKRLLDFHGPKSKAVIWAHNSHTGDASATEMSSRGEHNIGQLCRQAFGDSAYSIGFGTYDGTVAAASEWDGPMEVKAVRPAHPQSYERLFHMTNTPGLMLPLRSDANATSREGLLKPRLERAIGVIYRPETELASHYFEATLPEQFDEYVWVDHTSSVTPLDTAMLEGLPETYPFGV
- a CDS encoding CBS domain-containing protein — translated: MKVREAMHEGVEWVSPDTPLSELARKMREEDIGAIPIGENDRLIGMVTDRDIVIRALADGRDISSMTARDVMSAGIVYCRANEELGDALRIMEEKKIRRLPVIDENKRMVGILSMGDVSSAASHELAGELAEAVSAHHA
- a CDS encoding phasin family protein; translated protein: MSSEYKSQSGNGNPFDQFSNLMQPAPEMFTRMMQPMLSANASMIEMQSKMWHTAAEASREWCEFVSKRLEKDAQFMEQLRKTQTPQAFMDTCTQFSRRMAQDYQEEFSELSRLSSKAAGGTSEVMRQATESMSALSGEAART
- a CDS encoding CocE/NonD family hydrolase, whose amino-acid sequence is MKVAEDLPHEVEEEKNVFIEMPDGVRLAARIWRPKGSENAPVPAILEYIPYRKRFGTALRDAITHPYMAGHGYACVRVDLRGSGESEGVLKDEYLQQELDDGVDVIHWLTEQPWCDGNVGMMGISWGGFNSLQIAALRPEALKAIITLSSTDDRYSDDIHHMGGCLLGDNLSWASVMFAYNSLPPDPAIVGERWREIWLERLEGSGLWLEKWLQHQRRDAYWKHGSICEDYEAVQCPVFAVGGWADGYSNAVFRLLTNLKVPRKGLIGPWGHRYPHFGVPGPAIGFLQEAVRWWDHWLKGADTGVMDEPMLRVWMQDSVPPTTSYQERPGRWVAERDWPSPNTIDTHWALIPAGLVPETQPVMPPRLEETVQSIQSPLTVGMFAGKWCSYASGPDLAHDQRQEDGGALVFESEPLEETMEILGAPVIELEVSVDQPVAMIAARISDTRPNGEATRVTYGLLNLTHRNSSENPEPLEPDRKYRVQLQLNDIAHSFPRGHRIRLSLSTSYWPLAWPPPRPVRLTVHLNNCRLTLPKRPARPHEDEALRPFEEAEGAPPLKRTMIRPEEHRWTLHRDYATDTSVLEVVNDSGTYRIDDIDLVVQTKSEEWYRSRGNDFDSVRGETLWQRGLRRGDWGARTVTRTVLTSNPEWFHIRADLDAYETDAEGEHRLVCKSWNSWIPRDNV
- a CDS encoding ATP-grasp domain-containing protein, with product MKNIFVIGLEPFNLALLEQMEGAKDYAFHTLLTYEEAVRPASSHIEFDELLRTAETCLYNFDGSVDAIIGYWDFPSSALAPMLQKEFGLSGPSLEAVAKCEHKYWSRCVQKEVLPDLLPRFFAVDPFLDDPLGHLNLSYPFWIKPIKAHSSYLGFEIADEADFRAALPIIRDNIADFADAFNEFLQRVNTPPEIAPIGGYYCIAEEIISAGHQCTLEGYAYEDEVEVYGIIDSVREGERQSSFARYQYPSRLPGQAQMRMKEAACQLVKHIGYRNAPFNIEFYWDSGTDCIWLLEINARISKSHSPLFMLVDGETHQKVAIDLAMGRRPSMPHRQGHHRLAGKFMMRVFDDCVVTRVPGPQDIARVIAEFPEGMVRLMVEEGQRLSHLLYQDSYSFEIAEIFLGAGSEDELMHKYDKVCSLLPFAFSSIEEANT
- a CDS encoding ZIP family metal transporter → MDIVTMGFLASLAAGLFTGVGALPVLFGKTVPRWLNDTLLGFAAGVMLAASFFSLIIPGVDIAKEQYGYAAVAAGIAVVGVVLGVAFVAGLNRWIPHEHFQLGHQGPEAKGLGKIWLFIFAITIHNLPEGLAVGVGFGSGDIAKGVTLATGIGLQNAPEGLAVAVALLSYNYSRLYAVTVAALTGLVEPVAGLAGAYAVTVSQLLLPWALTFAAGAMLYVISHEIIPETHSHGFENEATLGLTIGLVMMMFLDVAFA